A window of the Camelus dromedarius isolate mCamDro1 chromosome 5, mCamDro1.pat, whole genome shotgun sequence genome harbors these coding sequences:
- the LOC135321265 gene encoding uncharacterized protein LOC135321265, whose amino-acid sequence MQAWTSEPAQSSGSWAGARFSWTSYTRRNTAWGLGRHFLSPLLPSPVSGPGAGAGAGAAGSSGAGRSAGAAGSSGAARSAGAAGSSGARKVSRSCRIFRSSKVSRSCRIFRSSKVSRSCRIFRRSWSSRSCRIFRSSKVSRSCRIFRSSKVSRSCRIFRSSKVSRSCRIFRSSKISKSCRIFRSSKVSRSCRIFRSSKISRSCRIFRSSRILRFSRSNWRELAVSYWILVVLFLVSGIFPYPCLLWTCDCWKWRELSVLWRCSCCERGILDPHASLSMGLFKDRHLPRAFRTAPTQQVPTGCVL is encoded by the exons ATGCAAGCCTGGACGTCTGAGCCCGCCCAGAGCAGTGGAAGCTGGGCGGGAGCCCGATTCTCCTGGACCAGCTACACAaggaggaacacggcctggggtctgggccgccacTTTCTGTCACCTCTGCTGCCTTCACCAGtcag CGGTCCAGGAGCAGGTGCAGGTGCAGGAGCTGCAGGATCTTCAGGAGCAGGAAGGtcagcaggagctgcaggatcTTCAGGAGCAGCAAGGtcagcaggagctgcaggatcTTCAGGAGCCAGGAAGGtcagcaggagctgcaggatcTTCAGGAGCAGCAAGGtcagcaggagctgcaggatcTTCAGGAGCAGCAAGGtcagcaggagctgcaggatcttcagacgcagctggagcagcaggagctgcaggatcTTCAGGAGCAGCAAGGtcagcaggagctgcaggatcTTCAGGAGCAGCAAGGtcagcaggagctgcaggatcTTCAGGAGCAGCAAGGtcagcaggagctgcaggatcTTCAGGAGCAGCAAGATCAGCAAGAGCTGCAGGATCTTCAGGAGCAGCAAGGtcagcaggagctgcaggatcTTCAGGAGCAGCAAGAtcagcaggagctgcaggatcTTCAGAAGCAGCAGGATCTTGAGGTTCAGCAGGAGCAACTGGAGGGAGCTCGCGGTCTCCTACTGGATCCTGGTGGTCCTGTTTTTGGTCTCTGGCATCTTCCCCTATCCCTGCCTGCTCTGGACCTGTGACTGTTGGAAGTGGAGAGAGCTTTCAGTCTTGTGGAGGtgctcatgctgtgagagaggaataCTTGACCCTCATGCCTCCCTTTCCATgggcctcttcaaggacagacatcttcccagagctttccggacagctcccacccagcaggtgcccacaggatgtgttttGTGA